The Comamonas testosteroni genome contains the following window.
TGAACTATGGCGCGCGGCTGGAAGCTGCCGGCCTGAGCGTGTTTCGCCATGTGTTTGCAGAAGCGGGGCAATGGCCGCAGGCGCTGCTGGAGCAGCCGCCCGAGTCCTGCCCTTGCGCCGCGCAGTTGCAGGAGCAGCTGCGCCAGTTTTTCGAAACCACCCGATGTCGGTTCTGAGCTGATCTTGCCCTGCCCAGATCGCTGACCTGATCCGTCCCTGTGGGTCGGACGCAGCACGGCTGCGCTTTTTTTCTTCTCTTCCTCATTCGATTCCTGGCCTGAGCGCTGGAAGGGATGAGTCATGCCTGCCGCCGAAAGAGCCGCTACCGCTTTCAACCCTTGAACCAAAGACATTGCCATGAACGAGCACTCCAAACTCTCCAATCGCCGCCGGTGGGCCGCCGCCGGCGTCGCCGCTGCCGTGATCGCCACGACCGCCGCCATGCTGGGCCTGCAGGCATCGCACGCGGAAGCGCCGGCTGCGCAGGCCGCCGCGCCGGCCGTGCCGGTCTCGGCAGCCCAGGTTCTGCAGCAGGACGTGACGCTGTGGAATGAATTCTCCGGCCGCCTCGAAGCAGTGCAGCGCGTGGATGTGCAGCCGCGCGTCTCGGGCGCAGTGCAGGCCGTGCATTTCAAGGAAGGTGCGCTGGTCAAGGCCGGTGATCTGCTGTTCACCGTGGACCCGGCTCCCTATGTGGCAGAAGTCGATCGCGCCGAAGCCCAGGTCGTTGCCGCCAAGGCGCGCATGGCTTATACCCAGAGCGAGTCCGAGCGCGCCACGCGTCTGTGGGACGAGCGGGCGATCGCGCAGAAGGAATACGACGAGCGCGTGAATGCCCGGCGCGAGGCTGATGCGAATCTGCGCGCCGCCCAGGCGGCGCTGCAGACCGCCAAGCTGAATCTGGGCTACACCCAGGTCAAGGCTCCGGTGAGCGGGCGCGTGGGCCGCATCGAGGTCACGGTGGGCAATCTTGTGAGCTCGGGAGCCGGAGCGCCGGTGCTGACCACCCTGGTGTCGGTGGACCCGATGTATGCCAGCTTCGATGCCGACGAGCAGATCGTGGCCCAGGCGCTGCAGGGTCTGCAAAGCGCAAGCCAGGGACGCAGCACGCGTGCGCTGATTGAAACCATTCCCGTGCAGATGGGTGTGGGCACCAGCGGCGGCACACCCTATGCCGGTCATCTGCAGCTCATAGACAACCAGGTCGATGCCAAGAGTGGCACGGTGCGTGTGCGCGCCGTGTTCGGCAATGTGGACGGCACGCTCATGGCCGGCCAGTTCGCGCGGATCCGCATGGGTCAGCCACAGACCACCCAGGCCGTGCTCATCAACGAGCGCGCCGTGGGCACGGACCAGAGCAAGAAATTCGTGCTGGTGATTGGCGCCGACAACAAGGCCGAGTACCGGGAGGTGCAACTGGGCGCGCCGGTGGACGGCCTGCGCGTGGTCACTTCCGGCCTCAAGGCCGGCGAGCGCATCGTTGTCAACGGACTGCAGCGTGTGCGCCCCGGCGTGGTGGTCGCGCCGCAGGACGTGCCCATGGACGCCAAGGCCGAGCTGGCCGACGGCCGCGGCGCCGCCAAGCAGCCCACGGTCTGAGAACCCTTAATCCTCCGACACCATGAACCTTTCCCGATTTTTCATCGACCGCCCGATTTTTGCGGGTGTGCTGTCGGTGCTCATCTTTCTCGCTGGCCTGATCGCCATGCGAACGCTGCCGATCTCGGAATATCCCGAGGTCGCTCCCCCTTCGGTGGTGGTGCGAGCCCAGTACCCGGGCGCCAATCCCAAGGTGATTGCCGAAACCGTGGCCACGCCGCTGGAGGAATCCATCAACGGCGTGGAAGGCATGCTCTACATGGGCAGCCAGGCCACGACCGACGGCGTGATGACGCTGACCGTGACCTTCGCCCTGGGCACCGATCCCGACAAGGCCCAGCAGCTGGTGCAGAACCGCGTCTCCCAGGCCGAGCCGCGCCTGCCCGAGGAAGTGCGCCGCCTGGGCATCACCACGGTCAAGAGCGCGCCCGACCT
Protein-coding sequences here:
- a CDS encoding efflux RND transporter periplasmic adaptor subunit, coding for MNEHSKLSNRRRWAAAGVAAAVIATTAAMLGLQASHAEAPAAQAAAPAVPVSAAQVLQQDVTLWNEFSGRLEAVQRVDVQPRVSGAVQAVHFKEGALVKAGDLLFTVDPAPYVAEVDRAEAQVVAAKARMAYTQSESERATRLWDERAIAQKEYDERVNARREADANLRAAQAALQTAKLNLGYTQVKAPVSGRVGRIEVTVGNLVSSGAGAPVLTTLVSVDPMYASFDADEQIVAQALQGLQSASQGRSTRALIETIPVQMGVGTSGGTPYAGHLQLIDNQVDAKSGTVRVRAVFGNVDGTLMAGQFARIRMGQPQTTQAVLINERAVGTDQSKKFVLVIGADNKAEYREVQLGAPVDGLRVVTSGLKAGERIVVNGLQRVRPGVVVAPQDVPMDAKAELADGRGAAKQPTV